From a single Nissabacter sp. SGAir0207 genomic region:
- the pepN gene encoding aminopeptidase N yields MTQVTTATQPQAKYRHDYRAPDYTITDIDLDFELDADTTTVTATSRITRRGEAGAPLVLNGESLTLVSVAIDGQPWPHYREEAHALVLEQLPASFTLTIVNQIHPAGNSALEGLYLSGEALCTQCEAEGFRHITYYLDRPDVLARFTTRIVADKARYPFLLSNGNRLEQGELEDGRHWIKWEDPFPKPSYLFALVAGDFDVLRDTFTTRSGREVALELYVDRGNLDRADWAMTSLKQSMKWDETRFGLEYDLDIYMIVAVDFFNMGAMENKGLNVFNSKYVLAKAETATDTDYLNIERVIGHEYFHNWTGNRVTCRDWFQLSLKEGLTVFRDQEFSSDLGSRPVNRIGNVRLMRSAQFAEDASPMAHPIRPDMVIEMNNFYTLTVYEKGSEVIRMMHTLLGEEKFQAGMQLYFERHDGSAATCDDFVQAMEDASNVDLSLFRRWYSQSGTPVLTVRDEYNAELQQYSLHVSQMTPPTADRQEKLPLHIPLDIELYHMDGSVIPLVREGSPVSSVLNVTEAEQTFVFDNITLPPVPSLLRQFSAPVKLDYPYSDQQLTFLMQHATDPFSRWDAAQSLLAIYIKLNVARHQQKQPLSLPLHVADAFRGILLDASLEPALAAQILSLPSENEMAELFTTIDPEAIHAVHQAFVGCLATEMVDEWLAVYYANRTPEYRVDHADIGKRSLSNLCLSYLAFGDRTLADKLVAKQYHEANNMTDALAALSAAVYAELPCRDALLAAFDERWHQDGLVMDKWFILQATSPAADVLTRVRSLLQHRAFSLSNPNRVRSLIGAFASGNPAAFHAADGSGYRFLTEILTDLNTRNPQVASRLVDPLIRLQRYDDAHQALMRTALEELKALPNLSGDLYEKISKALLA; encoded by the coding sequence ATGACACAGGTCACCACAGCAACGCAGCCGCAGGCTAAATACCGGCATGACTACCGTGCGCCGGACTATACCATCACTGACATTGACCTCGATTTTGAGCTGGACGCAGACACCACCACCGTCACCGCGACGAGCCGGATCACCCGTCGCGGCGAGGCGGGCGCGCCGCTGGTGCTCAACGGTGAATCCCTGACGCTGGTGAGCGTCGCGATTGACGGCCAGCCGTGGCCGCACTACCGCGAGGAGGCCCACGCGCTGGTGCTGGAGCAACTGCCCGCCAGCTTTACCCTGACCATCGTCAACCAGATCCACCCGGCTGGCAACAGCGCGCTGGAGGGGCTGTACCTCTCCGGTGAGGCGCTCTGCACCCAATGCGAGGCCGAGGGCTTCCGCCACATTACCTACTACCTGGATCGCCCGGACGTGCTGGCGCGTTTCACCACCCGCATCGTCGCGGACAAGGCGCGCTACCCCTTCCTGCTCTCCAACGGCAACCGGCTGGAGCAGGGCGAGCTGGAGGATGGCCGCCACTGGATCAAGTGGGAAGACCCGTTCCCGAAGCCGAGCTACCTGTTTGCGCTGGTGGCGGGCGACTTCGATGTGCTGCGCGACACCTTCACCACCCGCTCTGGCCGTGAAGTGGCGCTGGAGCTGTACGTTGACCGTGGCAACCTGGATCGCGCCGACTGGGCGATGACCTCGCTCAAGCAGTCGATGAAGTGGGATGAGACCCGCTTTGGCCTCGAGTATGACCTCGACATCTATATGATCGTGGCGGTGGACTTCTTTAACATGGGCGCGATGGAGAACAAGGGCCTCAACGTCTTCAACTCCAAATATGTGCTGGCGAAGGCGGAGACTGCCACCGACACCGACTACCTGAACATTGAGCGGGTGATTGGTCATGAGTACTTCCATAACTGGACCGGCAACCGCGTCACCTGCCGTGACTGGTTCCAGCTCAGCCTGAAAGAGGGGCTGACGGTGTTCCGCGATCAGGAGTTTAGCTCCGACCTCGGCTCGCGCCCGGTCAACCGCATCGGCAACGTGCGCCTGATGCGCAGCGCCCAGTTCGCCGAGGATGCCAGCCCGATGGCGCACCCGATCCGCCCGGACATGGTGATCGAGATGAACAACTTCTACACCCTGACGGTGTATGAGAAGGGTTCGGAAGTGATCCGCATGATGCACACCCTGCTGGGCGAAGAGAAGTTCCAGGCCGGGATGCAGCTCTACTTTGAGCGCCACGACGGCAGCGCCGCCACCTGTGATGACTTCGTGCAGGCGATGGAGGATGCCTCCAACGTCGATCTCTCGCTGTTCCGCCGCTGGTACAGCCAGTCCGGCACGCCGGTGCTGACGGTGCGCGACGAGTACAATGCCGAGCTGCAACAGTACAGCCTGCATGTCAGCCAGATGACGCCGCCGACCGCCGACCGTCAGGAGAAGCTGCCGCTGCACATCCCGCTGGACATCGAGCTTTACCATATGGATGGCAGCGTGATCCCGCTGGTGCGCGAGGGCAGCCCGGTGTCGTCGGTGCTGAACGTCACCGAGGCCGAGCAGACCTTTGTGTTTGACAATATCACCCTGCCGCCGGTGCCGTCGCTGCTGCGCCAGTTCTCCGCGCCGGTGAAGCTGGACTACCCCTACAGCGACCAGCAGCTGACCTTCCTGATGCAGCACGCCACCGATCCCTTCTCGCGTTGGGATGCCGCCCAGAGCCTGCTGGCGATCTATATCAAGCTGAACGTGGCGCGCCACCAGCAGAAACAGCCGCTCTCCCTGCCGCTGCATGTGGCGGACGCCTTCCGTGGCATCCTGCTGGATGCCTCGCTGGAGCCAGCGCTGGCGGCCCAGATCCTGTCACTGCCGAGCGAGAATGAGATGGCGGAGCTGTTCACCACCATTGACCCGGAGGCGATCCACGCGGTGCATCAGGCGTTCGTTGGCTGTCTGGCGACCGAAATGGTGGATGAGTGGCTGGCGGTCTACTACGCCAACCGCACGCCGGAGTACCGGGTGGATCATGCCGACATCGGCAAGCGCAGCCTGAGCAATCTCTGCCTGAGCTATCTGGCGTTCGGCGACCGCACGCTGGCCGATAAGCTGGTGGCGAAGCAGTACCACGAAGCGAACAACATGACCGACGCGCTGGCGGCACTGTCGGCGGCGGTCTACGCGGAGCTGCCTTGCCGCGACGCGCTGCTGGCAGCCTTTGATGAGCGCTGGCACCAGGATGGGCTGGTGATGGACAAGTGGTTCATCCTGCAAGCCACCAGCCCGGCGGCGGATGTGCTGACGCGGGTGCGCAGCCTGTTGCAGCACCGCGCCTTTAGCCTCAGCAACCCGAACCGGGTACGCTCGCTGATTGGCGCCTTTGCATCCGGCAACCCTGCGGCGTTCCACGCGGCGGATGGCAGCGGTTACCGCTTCCTGACCGAGATCCTCACCGACCTCAACACCCGCAACCCGCAGGTGGCGTCACGGCTGGTGGATCCGCTGATCCGGCTGCAACGCTACGATGATGCGCATCAGGCGCTGATGCGCACGGCGCTGGAGGAGCTGAAGGCACTGCCAAACCTCTCGGGCGATCTCTATGAGAAGATCAGCAAGGCACTGCTGGCCTGA
- the pncB gene encoding nicotinate phosphoribosyltransferase → MTQYASPILTSILDTDAYKLHMQQAVFHRYHDITVAAEFRCRGDELLGEYRDEIQAQITMMSDLALTDAEYQFLAGLPFFHRDYLDWLKAFRFNPQQVQVTNRNGRLEIRINGPWREVIMWEVPLLAVISEVVHRHRSPDATPEQAVSQLRSKLARFEEMAGDTDISRFRLMDFGTRRRFSRAVQQAIVSELKGDFPYLVGTSNYDLAHQLGLAPVGTQAHEWFQAHQQISPVLANSQRAALQAWLDEYPDQLGIALTDCITMDAFLRDFGPGFAHRYQGLRHDSGDPLEWGEKAIAHYEKLGIDPMSKTLVFSDNLDLDKALALYRHFYTRINLVFGIGTRLTCDIPGVRPLNIVIKLVECNGKPVAKLSDSPGKTICQDQAFVKALRKAFDLPLVKKAS, encoded by the coding sequence ATGACTCAATACGCCTCCCCGATTTTGACGTCAATACTGGACACCGATGCCTATAAGCTGCACATGCAGCAGGCGGTTTTCCATCGGTATCATGACATTACCGTGGCCGCGGAGTTCCGCTGCCGTGGCGATGAGTTGCTGGGCGAATACCGTGACGAGATTCAGGCGCAAATCACCATGATGAGCGACCTGGCCCTGACCGATGCGGAGTACCAGTTCCTCGCCGGGCTGCCCTTCTTCCACCGGGACTACCTCGACTGGCTGAAAGCATTCCGCTTCAACCCGCAGCAGGTGCAGGTGACCAACCGCAATGGACGGCTGGAGATCCGCATTAACGGCCCGTGGCGTGAGGTGATCATGTGGGAAGTGCCGCTGCTGGCGGTGATCAGCGAGGTGGTGCACCGCCACCGCTCGCCGGATGCCACGCCTGAGCAGGCGGTCAGCCAGCTGCGCAGCAAACTGGCGCGCTTTGAGGAGATGGCCGGCGACACCGACATCTCCCGCTTCCGGCTGATGGACTTCGGCACCCGCCGCCGCTTCTCGCGCGCCGTGCAGCAGGCCATCGTCAGCGAACTGAAGGGCGACTTCCCCTATCTGGTCGGCACCAGCAACTACGATCTGGCGCACCAGCTTGGGTTGGCGCCGGTCGGCACCCAGGCCCACGAGTGGTTCCAGGCGCACCAGCAGATCTCGCCGGTGCTGGCCAACAGCCAGCGCGCCGCGTTGCAGGCCTGGCTGGATGAGTACCCGGATCAGCTCGGCATCGCCCTGACCGACTGCATCACCATGGATGCCTTCCTGCGTGACTTCGGCCCCGGCTTCGCCCATCGCTATCAGGGGCTGCGCCACGACTCCGGTGATCCGCTGGAGTGGGGTGAGAAAGCCATCGCCCACTATGAGAAGCTGGGCATCGACCCGATGAGCAAGACGCTGGTCTTCTCCGACAACCTGGATCTGGACAAGGCGCTGGCGCTCTACCGCCACTTCTATACGCGCATCAATCTGGTGTTTGGCATCGGCACCCGCCTCACCTGCGACATTCCGGGCGTCCGCCCGCTGAATATCGTGATCAAACTGGTGGAGTGCAATGGCAAGCCGGTCGCCAAGCTCTCGGACAGCCCCGGCAAAACCATCTGCCAGGATCAGGCGTTTGTGAAGGCACTGCGTAAAGCCTTCGACTTGCCGCTGGTGAAAAAGGCCAGCTAA
- the asnS gene encoding asparagine--tRNA ligase, whose protein sequence is MSVVPVVDVLQGRAAVDSEVTVRGWVRTRRDSKAGISFLAVYDGSCFNPLQAVVNNSLSNYQDEVLHLTTGCSVEVTGTVVASPGEGQSFELQATAIKVVGWVDDPDTYPMAAKRHSIEYLREVAHLRPRTNLIGAVARVRHTLAQAIHRFFHENGYFWVSTPLITASDTEGAGEMFRVSTLDLENLPRDDQGRVDFREDFFGKEAFLTVSGQLNGETYACALSKVYTFGPTFRAENSNTSRHLAEFWMIEPEVAFATLDDVAGLAEKMLKYVFQAVLDERADDLAFFAERVDKEAISRLERFISSDFAQVDYTDAIEILLKSGQTFENDVSWGIDLSSEHERYLAEKHFKAPVVVKNYPKDIKAFYMRMNEDGKTVAAMDVLAPGIGEIIGGSQREERLDVLDQRLEEMGLNKEDYWWYRDLRRYGTVPHSGFGLGFERLIAYVTGVQNVRDVIPFPRTPRNASF, encoded by the coding sequence ATGAGCGTTGTGCCTGTAGTCGACGTACTGCAAGGCCGTGCTGCGGTCGACAGCGAAGTCACCGTACGCGGTTGGGTACGTACCCGGAGAGATTCTAAAGCTGGTATCTCCTTCCTCGCCGTATATGACGGCTCCTGCTTTAATCCGTTACAGGCCGTCGTGAATAACTCTCTGTCCAATTACCAGGATGAGGTACTGCACCTGACTACCGGCTGCTCCGTGGAAGTGACCGGCACCGTGGTCGCCTCGCCGGGCGAAGGCCAGAGCTTCGAGTTGCAGGCCACCGCAATCAAGGTAGTCGGCTGGGTGGATGACCCGGACACCTACCCGATGGCGGCCAAGCGCCACAGCATCGAGTACCTGCGTGAAGTGGCGCACCTGCGCCCGCGCACCAACCTAATCGGCGCCGTGGCGCGCGTGCGCCACACCCTGGCTCAGGCGATCCATCGCTTCTTCCATGAGAACGGCTACTTCTGGGTTTCTACCCCGCTGATCACCGCCTCTGACACCGAAGGTGCTGGCGAGATGTTCCGCGTTTCCACGCTGGATCTGGAAAACCTGCCGCGTGACGATCAGGGCCGGGTTGATTTCCGTGAGGATTTCTTTGGCAAAGAGGCGTTTTTGACCGTTTCTGGCCAGCTTAACGGCGAAACCTACGCCTGTGCGCTCTCCAAGGTTTACACCTTCGGCCCGACTTTCCGTGCGGAGAACTCCAACACCAGCCGTCACCTGGCTGAGTTCTGGATGATCGAGCCAGAAGTGGCCTTTGCGACGCTGGATGACGTAGCAGGTTTGGCAGAGAAGATGCTGAAATATGTGTTTCAGGCAGTGCTGGATGAGCGCGCTGACGATTTGGCGTTCTTCGCCGAACGTGTCGATAAAGAGGCGATTTCTCGCCTTGAGCGCTTCATCAGCTCTGATTTTGCTCAGGTCGATTACACCGATGCGATCGAGATTCTGCTGAAGTCGGGCCAGACCTTTGAGAACGATGTGAGCTGGGGCATTGACCTCTCCTCCGAGCATGAGCGTTACCTGGCCGAGAAACACTTCAAGGCACCGGTGGTGGTGAAGAACTACCCGAAAGACATCAAAGCCTTCTACATGCGCATGAACGAAGATGGCAAAACCGTGGCCGCGATGGACGTGCTGGCACCGGGCATTGGCGAAATCATCGGCGGTTCGCAGCGTGAAGAGCGTCTTGACGTGCTGGATCAGCGCCTTGAGGAGATGGGCCTGAACAAAGAGGATTACTGGTGGTATCGCGACCTGCGCCGCTATGGCACCGTGCCGCACTCCGGTTTTGGCCTTGGTTTTGAGCGTTTGATCGCCTATGTCACCGGTGTGCAAAACGTGCGCGATGTGATTCCTTTCCCGCGTACGCCGCGTAATGCCAGCTTCTAA